In a single window of the Bactrocera dorsalis isolate Fly_Bdor chromosome 2, ASM2337382v1, whole genome shotgun sequence genome:
- the LOC105229926 gene encoding protein yellow-like produces the protein MHLIQLYIVLVFVNFCACPTVYNYNGGYVQQNQQQFHRYKELNTMYEARNLEFGFPSAAERQATLRDGRYNPDSALPIDVDVFYTPPNGSPIIFVTIPRFGKGIPYSLAYLTNVQRPNGTELQPYPSYDWHWSHGKDCNGLTSVCRVHIDPCGRMWILDSGEIDNEQFCPPQIVVIDVPTTHLLHRYRLPSEMYKSTVSRFVTPYVDCTDPPPRGECKKVFVYMADATGFGIVVYDVQNARSWRIENKFTYPDPDFSTHTIAGESFELLEGAIGLATTPLGLGLRRSLYFHSFSNDAQVAIPLAVINNSTLWDFGLGSAIEQFSVLGKRGVQCGASAMTSSGVLLCGHYEPVGLFGWNIRNPYTFQTRFLLAENPIKLQFISGLKVIRNPWGKEEVWMLSNRLQKVFTGKINYNEINYRIMRCGLHELLQGRPC, from the exons GCACTTAATTCAGTTGTATATAGTACTGGTTTTCGTCAACTTTTGTGCCTGTCCAACGGTCTACAACTACAATGGTGGGTATGTGCAACAAAATCAGCAACAATTCCATAGATATAAGGAACTTAATACAATGTACGAAGCGAGAAACTTGGAGTTCGGCTTCCCCAGCGCAGCTGAGCGACAGGCAACGTTACGGGACGGGCGCTACAACCCCGATAGTGCGCTGCCGATCGATGTAGATGTCTTTTATACGC CGCCCAATGGATCGCCTATCATTTTTGTCACAATACCGCGTTTCGGTAAAGGCATACCCTATTCGCTCGCCTACTTGACAAATGTGCAACGTCCTAATGGCACTGAGCTGCAGCCGTATCCCAGCTACGATTGGCATTGGTCCCACGGCAAGGACTGTAATGGACTTACCTCCGTGTGTCGCGTGCAT ATCGATCCGTGCGGCCGTATGTGGATACTTGATAGCGGTGAGATAGACAACGAACAGTTTTGTCCACCACAAATCGTCGTTATTGATGTGCCTACAACTCACTTGTTGCATCGCTATCGTTTACCTTCGGAAATGTATAAAAGCACGGTCAGTCGTTTTGTTACGCCTTATGTTGATTGTACCGATCCACCGCCACGCGGTGAATGCAAAAAAGTCTTCGTTTATATGGCCGATGCCACCGGTTTCGGTATTGTTGTATATGATGTGCAAAATGCCCGTTCTTGGCGCATAGAAAATAAATTCACCTATCCCGATCCAGATTTCAGCACACATACTATAGCTGGTGAAAGCTTTGAACTTTTAGAGGGCGCAATTGGTCTTGCTACAACGCCGTTGGGGTTGGGCTTAAGACGTTCGCTCTACTTTCACTCCTTCTCAAATGATGCGCAAGTGGCGATACCATTGGCTGTTATAAACAACAGCACACTCTGGGACTTTGGCTTAGGTTCCGCTATAGAGCAGTTCAGTGTGCTTGGCAAACGTGGCGTGCAATGTGGAGCATCAGCCATGACCTCAAGTGGTGTGCTCTTGTGTGGCCACTACGAGCCAGTCGGACTGTTCGGCTGGAACATACGTAACCCTTACACGTTTCAAACGCGCTTTTTGCTGGCTGAGAATCCCATTAAGCTGCAATTCATAAGCGGTCTAAAGGTAATAAGAAATCCTTGGGGAAAGGAAGAGGTTTGGATGCTTTCAAATCGTTTACAAAAAGTCTTCACCggcaaaattaattacaatgaGATTAACTATCGAATAATGCGGTGCGGTTTGCATGAGTTGCTGCAAGGAAGACCTTGCTGA